AGGCACAGCCGGTAGCCGCGGATCTCGATCTCGACCGGATCGCCGAGCGGCGCGCGCCGCCGCACGACGAGCGGCGTGCCGGGGACGAAGCCGAGGTCTTGCAGGCGTTGCGGGATCTCGTCGCCGGGAAGCGGCGCGACGAGGCGCGCGGGCTGCCCGGGCGCGAGCTCGTTCAGCGGCAGGCTCTGCACCGAGGCCCCGCCCCCGTGTCGAAGATGATTCGCAATTTCATCAGCCCAGGTAAGGCCCGCGCTTGCGGGTGTCAAACCGGGGCCGCGCCGGATGGGCGCCGGCGCGGCCCCGCCTCCGATTACGGGGTCACGTGCGGCAGCAGGTAGCCGGTCGCGAACGTGCCCAGCGCCTCCGTGAAGAAGACGAGCCGGTTGTACGCGCCCGACGGGTCGGCGGCGAACAGCACGCTCCCCGCCTGCCCTGCCGCGGCCTCGCCGAGCACCGCCTCGAGGTGCGTCACCACGACGCCGTCCGCGGTGTACGCGTCGACCGCGAGCTGCTGGCCGTCGTTGCGCCGCGCCGTCAAGCGCCAGTGCGTGGTCGCGGCCTCGGCGGAGAAGGTCTCGCCCGGCACGTCGTTGAACGACAGGAAGATGAGCTGGTTGCCGCCGAGCTCCGGATCCTGCAGCGTCGCCGGGTCGTAGTACGTCGCCAGGCTGACCTGCTCGGGACGGATCGCGCGCAGAACCACGGTGTCGCCGTCGATCGGCGTGCCGACGGCCGGCGTGACGACGCCGCTCGCGCCGAGCTCGATCGCGGTGCGGCCGGCCGCGGGCGCGCCCCACGCCGCGCCCGTCGAGAGGTTCGCGACCGTGAAGTTGCCGGCGAGCGCGCGGCTCACGAGCGGCGTGCCCGACGGATCGACGACGGTCGCGAACGCGACGCCGTACTGCGCGGGCAGACCGCGGTCGCGCATCTCGCCGACGTCGAGCGTGCGCGTCGCGCCGGCGGCGAGCGTCACCGTGTCGCTGAACGGCGTGCCGAAGTCCGGGCCGTAGGCGACCACGTCGACCACGACCTCGTCGTCGCTCGTGTTGTGCAGGTTGAGGAACGTCGTGTAGCCGTCGCGCGCGTCGTAGTAGAACACGAGCTGGTCACCGCGCCCCTCGGGCAGCGGCGTGAACAGCGCGGACGCGATGTCGCCGGTGGGATGCGGCTGCGGCGCGCGCGTCGGCGTCGGCCGCGGCGTCGGCGTGCCGGGGCCGCCACCGCCCGGCGTCGGCGTCGGCTGCGGGGCGCCGGCCGTGGTCACGGTGAGGTAGGGCATCGTCGCGCCATTCACGCCCGGCGGGCCCGCGCCGTTGACCCCGAGGTCGTCGAGCGAGGTGCCGGTCGGGCTGTCGTCGGTCGACAGCACGATGCCGAGGTGCGTCGCGCCCGAGCCGAGCAGGCTCTTGACGGCCGAGGTCAGGTCGACGGTGAACTTCACCGGGCCGCTCGCGGAGAGGCTGTCGTCGGTGATCCCGCCGCCGACGTTCACCGTCGCGACCTGCGTGCCCTTGCCGAAATCCTCCAGCCCGGCCGTGCCGTCGCCGGCGTAGGTCTTGACGTAGATCCGCTCCGACGCGGTGCCGTCGAACGTCGTGCCCGGCCCGAAGGTCGACAGCACGTCGTCGATGTTGAAGGTCAGGATGGCGCTCTGCACGTCGCCCGCCGAGACGCCGGCGAGCGGCGCCAGCGGGAACTCGATGATCGCGCGCTCCTCGGTCGCGCCTTCCTTCAGGCCGACGGCGAGCGCGTTGCCGGCGGTGTCCGGATTGCCGTCGAGCGGCGCGATGCCGGGGAAGCCGTCGACCACGCCGTCGTACGACGTGCCGGGGGTGTTCTTGTCGATCGTGATCACCGCTGCTCGCGCGGCGAGCGGACAGGCCAGCATCAGCACGCCAGCGAGCATGCCCGCCACACGTCGCCAGCACTTCGTCGGGTTGGATCGCACCATCGGTTCGTTTCTCCTCTTCGAGCCCGGCCGAGCCGGGTAGGGATTCGCGTCGCGCGCCGAAGCGTCGCTGCAGGCTCTGGGCTCTCCACGGACCGCTGGCCGATCGGACCCCGGCTCAGGCCGAGTCGGGGTTGATTTTGAGAATCATTTTCAATTAGGAAGTAGTCGCCAGCCACCGACGAGTCAAGCCACGAACCACCACCGACGCCCGCGAGGCGCATGACGAACACGGCCCGGATCGCCGGGTCGCAACGGGAGAGCGCCACCGCGATGCGCCCAGCCGCACGACATCTGACCCTCGCCATCGACCTCGACCTCGGGTCCTCCGCCAGCGCCTTGCGCCCGAGCGCGCGGTGCGTCGCTCGCGTCGACCGGAGGCGGCCTGTCGCGCTTCTCGCGCTGGTCGCGTTGCTGCTGGGCGCCGGTGTCGCCGTTCCGGCCGCCGCCGCGGCGGCGCCGGTGCGGGTCGCGTCGCTCGTTCCGTTCGCCGCCGACGCGCTCGCGCGCGTGCCGGAGCACGCCGTGGTCGTCGCGACCGTGCGTCGCAGCATGACCGAGCCGGTGCCCGAAGGCGTGATCGACCTCGGCAGCCCGCACGCGCCGAGCTTCGAGCGCCTCGCCGAGAGCGGGGCGCAGCTCGTGGTCGCCGACGGAGCGATGCACGCGGCGCTCACCGAGCAGCTCGGACGCGGCGGGGCCGAGGTCCTGCTGCTCGACACCAACTCGGTCGCGAGCACGTTCGACGGCCTGCGCGAGCTCGGACGCCGCGTGGGCGCGGCGGACGCGATGGAGCAGGCGGTGCGCGACAGCGAGGCGTCGCTCGCGCGCGCCGCGCTGCCGACGCCGATCCCTACCCTGCCCTTCTTCGGCGCCCCCGGCAGCTTCCTCGTCATCACCGAGCGCACCTGGTTCGGCGACCTCCTCGGCAAGCTCAATTTTCAGAACCTCGCTGCGACCAGCACCGGGAAGGAGTCCTTTCCGGGCTACGTGCAGGTGAGCGACGAGCTGCTCGCGACGATGCAGCCGTCGCTGGTTCTGCTGGTGGCGCACGGCGACCCGGAGGCGATCCGCACCGCGTTCCTGCGGCGCGCGGACGCGCGCGGTCCCTGGAAGAGCTTTCAGCAGGCGGAGCACGGCGTGCACGTGCTCGACGCGCAGACCTTCGCGGCAAATCCGGGCCTCGCCATGCCCGAGGCGGCGCAGCGGCTGGTCCGCCTGGTCGCGCCCGCGACCGCGTCCGCTTCGCCGTCCATCGACACGTCCTCTCGATGAGCAGCCTCGCGCGGGTGTGGGCCGCGCGCGCCGTCGCGCGGCTCGAGATGCTGCGCGCGCGGGCTGCGGAGCGGCCGGGCGTCTGGGTGGCGATCCTCGCGCTCGCGCTCGGCGTCGCGCTCATCGCGGCGCTCGGCGTCGGCGCGGCGCGCCTGCCGATCGCCGACGTGCCGCGTGCGCTGCTCGACGCGGCGCACCCGCTGCACACCGCGCTCTGGCAGGTGCGCATGCCGCGCATCGCGACCGCCGCGCTGGTCGGCGCGTCGCTCGCCGTCGCCGGCGCGCTGCTGCAGACGGTGGTGCGCAACCCGCTCGCCGATCCGTCGCTGATCGGCGTCAGCGCCGGCGCGGGCGTCGCCGCGCTGCTCGGCATCGTGCTCCTGCCCGAGGTCTCGCTGGCGCTGCCCTTCCTCGCCTTCTTCGGCGCGCTCGCGTCGGCGGCCGTCGTGCTCGCCGTTGCGGAGACGGGGCCGCGCACGAAGGGTCCGCTGCGCATCATCCTCTCGGGTGTCGCGGTGCAGTCGGTGCTGTTCGCGTGCATCGCGCTGCTGACGTTCCTGTTCGCGGATCGCGCGCCGGCGTTCGTCGCGTTCACCGTCGGCTCGCTCGCGGGCTGCGGCTGGCGTGAGGTCCGCATCGTCGCGCTGCCGGCGGTGCTCGGCAGCGCGTGCGCGCTGCTCTCGGTGCGCGCGCTGGATCTGCTGCTGCTCGACGACGACTCGGCGAGCGGCGTCGGGCTCGGCGTGCGCCGGACGCGGGTGCTGGTGTCGTGTCTCGCGGCGCTGCTCGCGGCGGGCGCGGTCAGCGTCGCGGGGCTGGTCGGCTTCGTCGGGCTCGTGGTGCCGAACTGGATCCGGCTGCTCGTCGGACCGGAGCACGCGCGCTCGCTGGTGCTGTCGATGCTCGGCGGGGCGACGCTCGTCGTCGCGGCCGACGCCGCCGCGCGCACGCTCGCCGCACCGCTCGAGCTTCCCGTCGGCGCGCTGCTCGCGCTGATCGGCGGGCCGTACTTCCTCGCCATCCTCTGGCGGCGGGTGACATGACGGCTCTGCTCGAAGCGCGCGGTCTGCACCTGCGCCACCCGCGCGGCACGCGCGACGTCGTGCGCGACCTGAGCATCGCGATCGGCAAGAGCGAGATCGTCGCGCTCGTCGGTCCGAACGGCTCGGGCAAGTCGACGACGCTCGCGGCGCTCGGCGGAGCGCTCACGCCGCGTCTGGGAACCGTGCTGCTCGACGGCAAGGAGCTGCGCCGCTACGGACGCCGCGCGCTCGCCCGTCGTCTCGCGCGCCTGCCGCAGGAGCCGCAGTGCGCGGAAGGTCTCACCGTCGACGACCTGGTGCTGTGCGGTCGGCACGCGCACCGCGGCTGGCTCGAGATGCCGCGCACCGCGGACCGCAGCGCGGTGTCGGCGGCGATCCGCACGATGGGGCTCGCGGAGCTTCGCCACCGCCGCGTCGAGACGCTGTCCGGCGGCGAGCGGCGCCGCGCCTGGCTCGCGATGGTGCTCGCGCAGCGCGCCGAGCTGCTGCTGCTCGACGAGCCGACGGCGGCCCTCGACCTGCGTCACCAGCACGAGGTGCTCGACCTGCTCGTGCGCGTGAACCGCGAGCTCGGCACGAGCGTCGTGCTCGTCCTGCACGACCTCGAGCACGCCGCGCACGTCGCGCACCGGGTCGCCGTGCTGCACCGCGGCCGGATCTACGCGAGCGGACCGCCGGAGCAGGTGATCGTGCCGGAGATGCTGCAGGACGTGTTCGGCGTCGCGGCGCGCGTCGAGCACGAAAACGGACGGCTGCGGCTGCGTGTCGACGGGCCCGCCGACCCGATGCGCCGTTTGTGAGAGAAAGGAGAAACCAGACCCATGATCCGTCAAGCGCTGCGTCCCTGGAGCCGCACGACGATGCTGCCCGAGGAGTTCCTCGACTGGCAGGTGCGCCTGCGACGCTGGACGATGGAGGAGCGCAACGGCTCGCCGCACGTCGGCGTCGCGCCGCTGCTGCTGGTGCGCCGTCCGGGCGTCGGACCGGGTGCGAGCGCGCACGCGATCGTCTGCGGGCTGCTACCCGCGGAGGATCAGCTCGAGAAGAAGACCGCCGAGTTCCGCGCGATCTACGAGGGCGCCGCGGCGGAAGGGGCGCGCGCGATCTACGACCGCGGGATCGCGTACATGCGCGACTACTACACGAGCACGGAAGGCTTCGACCCGACCAGCATCACGACGCTGCTGCCGCGTGATTCGGCCGCTGTCGTCGCGCTCCGCGCCGACTTCCGCTGCGCGCTCGTGTTTCACGTCTTCGACATGGACGACAAGTCGGAGCTGTCGCGGCTGCGCTGCCAGCAGTTCAACTGCCGCGCCGAGATCCACGAGTCGGGGCCGGTCTACGAAAACGTGTGGTGGCACAACGCGCTCTTCCACGGCAAAGTGGAAGACCACGTGGTCGTTCGGTTCCGCCACCAGAGCAGCTACGACACGCTGTTCGGAGGTCTCGAAGCGCTGCGCTGAAGGCGCAGAAAGGAGGTCCGTCGTGGGGCAGCAGAGCGCGCAACCGGCGTTCCCGCCGCAGGCGGTCCTCTACCAGATTTCGGTCGGGCACTACGTGCCGCGCGCGCTGTACGTCGCGGCCAAGCTCGGCATCGCCGATCTGCTGCGCGACGGCCCGCGTCAGGCCGCGGATCTCGCGGCCGCGACCGGCACGAACGCGGGCGCGCTGCGCCGCGTCCTGCGTCTGCTCGCGAGTGTCGGCGTGTTCGACGAGGGCGACGATGGCTCCTTTGCCTTGACGGAGCTCTCGCAGTGCCTGCGCGACGACGTCCCGGGCAGCGCACGCAGCATGGTGCTGCTGTTCGCGGGTCCGCGCACGCAGGAGGCGTGGGCGGAGCTCGAGTACTGCGTCCGCACCGGCGCGCCTGCGTACCGCAAGCGTGGCGTCGTCGATCCGTTCGCCGACATGGCGAAGGACCCCGAGGCGACCGCAGTCTTCGACGCCGCGATGGCGGACGCGACGCGCATGACCGAGATGGCGGTCGCGGCGAGCTACGACTTCTCGAAGCTCGGCACGCTGATCGACGTCGGCGGCGGCAACGGCGCGCTGCTGATCGGCATTCTGTCCGCGCACCCGCACCTGCGCGGCGTGGTGATGGACCAGGCGCACGCGGTCGAGCGCGCGCGCCGGCAGATCGCCGCCGCGGGCCTCGACGAGCGCTGCACCGCCGTCGCCGGCGACTTCTTCGCCCGCGTCCCCGGCGGCGGCGACGCCTACCTGCTGAAGCACGTCCTCCACGACTGGGACGACGAGCGCGCCGCCGCGATCCTGCGCTGCTGCCGCCGCGCGATGCGCGGCGACGCGAAGCTGCTCGTGATCGAGGGCGTCTATCCGCCGCGGATCGACCGCTCGTGGGCGAGCCGGGGGGCCGCGGCCAACGACGTCAACATGCTGGTGAACACCGGCGGCCGTCAGCGCTCGGAAGAGGAGTTCCGCGCGCTGTACGAGGCCGCCGGCTTCAAGCTCGAGCGCGTCCTGCCGACCCCCGCCAACGTCTGCGTGATCGAGGGGCGGCCGCGCTGATCGATCTCAGAACTTGTAGGTCACGCCGCCGAGGAAGGTCGCGCGCGTCGAGAGCTGACGCGCATCCCCGGCGACCGCGACGCCTTCGAGCACCTCGTCGAAGACGTTCAGGCCCTGCGCGAACACCGCCACGCCCTCGAGCCAGCTCGGGGACTCGGCGCCGAGCAGACGCACCAGCCCGGGCAGCTTCTGCGACAGCTTGAAGTTCCAGAACCAGTGCGAGGGGATGCGTCCCTCCTCGGTGTTGCCGAGGTCGGCGTAGCTCACGTCCTCCCACTGACCCCAGATGCGCAGCGTCGTCCCGAAGTACGTGTGCGTGTAGGTGACCGACGGGATGGCGCGGTTCTTCGGCCGGAAGGGCAGCTGCTTGCCGTCCTCGCCGGGGATGCCGCTCTGGTTCTCGCTGTCGAGGAACCCGTATGCAATGCTGAGCTTGACCACGTGCGGGTCGCTGCCCTGTTCCCAGATCCAGTCGAGCGGGAAGAAGTCGAGGCCGAGGTCGAAGCCCTGCGTTCGCGCGCTCGAGACGTTGTCGAACGAGAAGATCGGTCCCTGCAGATCGGGGAACGGGTTCTTGAAGCCGGGGTTGCACATCGTCGGCGTCGGGCAGGCGACGACGTTGGCGATCAGGTTGTCGAAGTCGTGGCGGAACAGCACCAGGCTGCTGCGGATGCCGCGCCACGGCCGCCACGACGCCTCGAAGTTGAACGCGACGTCGGTCTCGGCCTTCAGGTTCGGGTTGCCGACGATGGCGTAGCCGGTCACGCGATTGCCGACGATCGCGACGTTGTTGATGTCGATGTCGTAGAGCTGCAGCAGGTCGGGCGCGCGGTAGCCGCGTCCGGCGGTGAAGCCGAAGCTCAGGTCGCTCGTCGGACGCCACATCAGCGTGCCGCGCGGATTGACCTCGAGGCCGTAGCGGTTGTGGTCGTCGAGGCTGAGGCCGAGGACCAGGCTCCACTGGTCGTGCAGGAAGATCTCGTCCTGCAGGAAGGGGCTCAGCTGCGTCGCGCTCGCGTCGATCGGCGGCGCGGTGATGCCGTCGTCGCCGCCGATCGTCTGTGACGGCGCGCTGAAGGTCTCGTAGCGGAAGCGCATGCCGGCGATCGGCAGGTGGCGCGTCGCGGCGAGGGTGAGCTCCGGCGCCGTCACGCGCGCCTCGGCCTCCCAGTCGGCGTAGTCGTTGTCCTCGACGAAGCCCTCGAGGTCGTTCTTGCGCTGGAAGCCGTAGCGGCTGCCCTCGAGGTCGACGTACCAGCCCTCGAACGGCTGCCAGTTCCAGAAGATCCCGTTGGTCAGGTCGTCCGAGTTGCTGAGCGGGTTGCGCTTCTTCAGGTAGTCGGTGGTGATGCGCAGCGACTGCGTCTCGGTCGGGTAGTCGAGGCGGACGAAGACGCTGTCGCGCTTCTGCGTGTCGTCGACGCGCTCGCCCGAGTACTGGTCGCTGATGTCGCCGAAGAGCTTGGCGATCGCGACCTCGTCGTGCTGCGCCGCGATGAAGTAGCGCACGGGACCCACGTGGTAGCCGTGGCTCACGTTGTAGAGCTGCTGCGAGAACGAGCCGCCCGCGGCGGTCGCGGCAAGCGAAAGATCCGGCGAGCCGGCGCGCGTGCGGATGTTGATCACGCCCGCCATCGCATCGCTGCCGTAGAGGCTCGAGGCCGGACCGCGGATGATCTCGACCTGCTCGATCGGCACGGTGGTGATGTCGCGCAGGTCGACGACGCCGTCGATGCCGCCGCGGAAGCGCTGTCCGTCGAGCAGGATCGCGACCTTGTTCGGATCCGCGCCCTGCATGCGCACGACGCTCGCGCCGAGCCCGAACTCCTGGTTCTGCTGCACGTAGAGGTCGGGGATCTGGCTCAGCACCTCCTCGATGTTGATGGTCGCCGTCTCCTCGATCTGCTTGCGCGGGATGACCTGCGTCGGGACCGGCGTCTCGTCGACGGGGTGCTCGGTCTTGGTGCCGGTGACGACGGTCTCGGCCATGAGGAACGAGGCGTCGAGGTCGGAGCCGGACGCCGTCGCATCCTCGGGAGCGGCCTCGGGCGCGCTCGTCTGCGCGGACGCCTCGTCGGAAGCCGCCTCGGGTGCCGTCGTCGCGAGCGCCGTGTCAATCACAAAGCACGCCAGCGAAACCAGGATGAGGCAAAGAGTCGGCGCGCAGCGCGTGCTCAGCCGGAAGAGGGTTGCAACCATCGCGGATCTTTCTTCAGCGAGAGAGGGCGGGCCGGGCGACCGCATGCCGCCCCGGCCCCGGGGACGAACGTCGAGCAGCGCAAGACGTTCGGAAACGGGCATCGCGCGGCGCCGCTCAGGGCGACTCGCGCTCGTGCGCGGTGGCCGAGTGCAGGGCGACGCGCCGAGCACCGGTCCACGGCACGAGCACGATGCGCTTGCAGCGGCGGCACTTGAGCTCGACGCCGCCGGCGGTGAGCTTGGCGAGCAGGTTGCCGCAGGCGCAGCGCGCGTCGCGCACGGCGCGCCGCCGCGCGCTGGTTGCCCCACCGCTCGGAGCGCTGCTCGGTGCCGCACGCTCGCTCATCGCGCGAGCCCCTCGAGCTGACGCGCGAGCGCGTCGAAGAACGCGACCGGCCCGCCGTCGCGCAGCGAGTCGTGGGTGACCGAGCCGTGCGGCCCGGTCGCCACCGTCACGACGAACGAGCCCTTGCCGTAGTCCGCGGGCACCGCGAGCAGCGCGGTGCGCTGCCGCGGACTGCGGGCTCGGTGCGGTGCTTGGTGGTGTCGGGTGATGGGCATGGCCAAGTCGTCTCCGCTTCCCGCGCGAGCGCACGCGTCGCCGCGCGCCTCGCGCGGAACCGTCGTGGCTCGGGGTTGCGACCGCTGGCCTGGGACCGAATCAATTGATTTTGAAAATCAATTTCAATGCGGTAGCCGCGTCTAGCAAGAGCGCGCGCGGCCTGTCAACGGCCCCGTGCGAGAGGAGCGCGACAGGCCGAAAGCCTCGTCATTTCAGGGCGTATTGGGAAGAGCGGACACGGGCTACAGAGCGAAAATGAGAATCAGTTTCACAAAGGCCGCTTCGTCACTCCGCGGCCACCAGCGGCCCACCAGCAGAAATCGACGGGCGCAGGTTGCCAGGATAACGCGCCGCGTTATGCTGCTCGGTGAAGGTTAGCTCCATGGACCTCACGGAATTCACCCTCCACCGCCTGGCCGACGGCACGCTGGTGCGCATCCGCCCGCTGCGCCCGGCCGACCGCGAGCGGCTGCTCGCCGGCTTCGAGCGCTTCTCTCCGGAGTCGCGCTACCGTCGCTTCTTCACGCCGACGCCGCGGCTCACCGAGGGGATGATCGAGCGCCTCCTCGACCTCGACGGCCATCACCGCTTCGCGCTCGGCGCCGAGCAGCCGTGGCTCGGCTTCCTGCCCGGCCCGGGCGTCGGCATCGCCCGCTTCACGCGCGACGATCACGACCCGAGGCGCGCCGAGATCGCAATCTCGATCATCGACGACATGCAGGGGCGCGGGCTCGGCTCGTTGCTGCTGCGCGAGCTCGCGGACGCCGCGCTCGACCGCGGCATCGACCGCTTCGAGGCGTGGGTGCAGCCCGACAACGAGCCGATGAAGACGCTCATCTACAACCTCGATCCCGACGCGACCTGCCACAGCGAGGACGGGCTGCTGGTCTACGAGATGAAGCTGCGCCGCGACGCGCATCGCGAGCGCGATCGGACGCGCAAGCTCGACTGGAGCGTCGCGCTCGAGCCGGCGGGATGGCTCGCCGACGGCGTCTGCCAGCTCCTCCCCGGTCGCGTCGCCGAAGCGATCACGCGCACTCGCTGAGCGCTGATCCGCACCGGCGAGCGCGGCCCCCTACCCGCTGAGCGCTCCTGCGCACGCGTCGAACGCGCGTGCGCACCCGCTGACTGACGCAGCGCCGCCCGCTCGCCGCGGGGGCATGTGGCTTGCTGACCAGAGCCGCGCGCACTCGGTGCGCGGCACAACGGTGCGGCAAATCCCGCCGCTCGACGAAGCAGGCCCACGATGAATGCCCAGGCGGTGAGCAATCCTCTGCCCGTTTCGCATGCATACCGCGTCGCGTCCGGGCTGTTCGACGAGATGTTCGACGAGGAGCACCGGCCACGACCCGGCTGCGTCCGCGTCGTCGAGGATCTCCTCGGTCGTGACCCACGGCGTCTCGCCGAGCTGCGCGAGCGTGCCGACAGCATGTTCTTGCGCATGGGCGTGACGTTCAACGTCTACGGCCTCGACGAAGGCGCGGAGAAGATCTTCCCGTTCGATCCGATCCCGCGCGTCATCGACGCCACGACGTGGGCGCAGCTCGAGGCGGGTCTCATCCAGCGCGTGCGCGCGCTCAACGCCTTCATCGCCGACGTCTACGGCGAGGGCGAGATCCTGAAGGACGGCGTCGTGCCGCGCGATCTGGTGCTCGGCTGCTCGCAGTACCGGCACGCGGTGGTCGGGGTGAAGCCGCCGCACGGCGTCTTCGTCACCGTCGCCGGGATCGATCTCGTGCGCGGCGCCGACGGACGCTTCTACGTGCTCGAGGACAACGTCCGGACGCCGTCGGGCGTGTCCTACGTCATCCAGAACCGCGTCGTGACGACGCGGCTCATGCCGGACCTGGTGCGCGCGAGCGGCGTGCGCAGCGTCGAAGGATACCCGGCCGACCTGCTCGAGAGTCTGTGCGAGCTCGCGCCGCGCGGCCAGTCGCGACCGCGGGTCGCGTTGCTCACGCCGGGGCTGCACAACTCGGCGTTCTTCGAGCACGTCTTCCTGTCGCACCAGATGGGCATCGAGCTGGTCGAGGGACACGACCTCGTGTGCGTCGACCACAAGCTGTTCATGAAGACGGTGCACGGTCTGCAGCAGATCGACGTGCTCTACCGGCGCATCGACGACGACTTCCTCGACCCCGTCGTGTTCCGCCCGGACTCGCTGCTCGGTGTCGCGGGGCTGATGGCGGCGGTGCGCGCGGGCAACGTCGCGATCGCGAACGGTGTGGGCACCGGCATCGCCGACGACAAGGCGATCTTCGCCTACACGCCGGCGATCGTGCGCTACTACCTCGGCGAGGAGCCGCTGCTGCCGATCGTCGAGACGCACGTGCTGACCGATCCCGACGTGCGTCGCATGGTGCTGCGCGACCTCGACCGCTACGTCATCAAGCCGACCGGCGCCTCGGGCGGCTACGGCGTGATCATCGGCCCCAAGGCGACCTACCGCGAGCTGATCGAGGCGCGCGAGCGCATCGAGCGCAACCCGAGCGGCTTCATCGCGCAGCCCGTGGTGCAGCTCTCGGTGCACCCGACGCTGCTCGGCGAGGCGGGGAACGGCTCGGGCCCGCTCGCGCCGCGCCACGTCGACCTGCGTCCGTTCGTGCTGCTCGGCAAACGTCCGCGCGTGCTGCCGGGCGGGCTCACGCGCGTCGCGCTGCGCGAGGGATCGCTGGTGGTGAACTCGTCGCAGGGCGGCGGCAGCAAGGACACCTGGGTCTTGGAGCGCTAGATGCTGCGCCGCATCGCCGACAGCCTGTTCTGGGCCGCGCGCTACATCGAACGCGCGGAGTGGCGC
This genomic stretch from Candidatus Binatia bacterium harbors:
- a CDS encoding ferrous iron transport protein A, whose amino-acid sequence is MQSLPLNELAPGQPARLVAPLPGDEIPQRLQDLGFVPGTPLVVRRRAPLGDPVEIEIRGYRLCLRTQQLAGLRVEPTTNAAGTSAP
- a CDS encoding ABC transporter substrate-binding protein — translated: MLLGAGVAVPAAAAAAPVRVASLVPFAADALARVPEHAVVVATVRRSMTEPVPEGVIDLGSPHAPSFERLAESGAQLVVADGAMHAALTEQLGRGGAEVLLLDTNSVASTFDGLRELGRRVGAADAMEQAVRDSEASLARAALPTPIPTLPFFGAPGSFLVITERTWFGDLLGKLNFQNLAATSTGKESFPGYVQVSDELLATMQPSLVLLVAHGDPEAIRTAFLRRADARGPWKSFQQAEHGVHVLDAQTFAANPGLAMPEAAQRLVRLVAPATASASPSIDTSSR
- a CDS encoding iron ABC transporter permease; this encodes MSSLARVWAARAVARLEMLRARAAERPGVWVAILALALGVALIAALGVGAARLPIADVPRALLDAAHPLHTALWQVRMPRIATAALVGASLAVAGALLQTVVRNPLADPSLIGVSAGAGVAALLGIVLLPEVSLALPFLAFFGALASAAVVLAVAETGPRTKGPLRIILSGVAVQSVLFACIALLTFLFADRAPAFVAFTVGSLAGCGWREVRIVALPAVLGSACALLSVRALDLLLLDDDSASGVGLGVRRTRVLVSCLAALLAAGAVSVAGLVGFVGLVVPNWIRLLVGPEHARSLVLSMLGGATLVVAADAAARTLAAPLELPVGALLALIGGPYFLAILWRRVT
- a CDS encoding ABC transporter ATP-binding protein yields the protein MTALLEARGLHLRHPRGTRDVVRDLSIAIGKSEIVALVGPNGSGKSTTLAALGGALTPRLGTVLLDGKELRRYGRRALARRLARLPQEPQCAEGLTVDDLVLCGRHAHRGWLEMPRTADRSAVSAAIRTMGLAELRHRRVETLSGGERRRAWLAMVLAQRAELLLLDEPTAALDLRHQHEVLDLLVRVNRELGTSVVLVLHDLEHAAHVAHRVAVLHRGRIYASGPPEQVIVPEMLQDVFGVAARVEHENGRLRLRVDGPADPMRRL
- a CDS encoding methyltransferase; this translates as MGQQSAQPAFPPQAVLYQISVGHYVPRALYVAAKLGIADLLRDGPRQAADLAAATGTNAGALRRVLRLLASVGVFDEGDDGSFALTELSQCLRDDVPGSARSMVLLFAGPRTQEAWAELEYCVRTGAPAYRKRGVVDPFADMAKDPEATAVFDAAMADATRMTEMAVAASYDFSKLGTLIDVGGGNGALLIGILSAHPHLRGVVMDQAHAVERARRQIAAAGLDERCTAVAGDFFARVPGGGDAYLLKHVLHDWDDERAAAILRCCRRAMRGDAKLLVIEGVYPPRIDRSWASRGAAANDVNMLVNTGGRQRSEEEFRALYEAAGFKLERVLPTPANVCVIEGRPR
- a CDS encoding TonB-dependent receptor — protein: MVATLFRLSTRCAPTLCLILVSLACFVIDTALATTAPEAASDEASAQTSAPEAAPEDATASGSDLDASFLMAETVVTGTKTEHPVDETPVPTQVIPRKQIEETATINIEEVLSQIPDLYVQQNQEFGLGASVVRMQGADPNKVAILLDGQRFRGGIDGVVDLRDITTVPIEQVEIIRGPASSLYGSDAMAGVINIRTRAGSPDLSLAATAAGGSFSQQLYNVSHGYHVGPVRYFIAAQHDEVAIAKLFGDISDQYSGERVDDTQKRDSVFVRLDYPTETQSLRITTDYLKKRNPLSNSDDLTNGIFWNWQPFEGWYVDLEGSRYGFQRKNDLEGFVEDNDYADWEAEARVTAPELTLAATRHLPIAGMRFRYETFSAPSQTIGGDDGITAPPIDASATQLSPFLQDEIFLHDQWSLVLGLSLDDHNRYGLEVNPRGTLMWRPTSDLSFGFTAGRGYRAPDLLQLYDIDINNVAIVGNRVTGYAIVGNPNLKAETDVAFNFEASWRPWRGIRSSLVLFRHDFDNLIANVVACPTPTMCNPGFKNPFPDLQGPIFSFDNVSSARTQGFDLGLDFFPLDWIWEQGSDPHVVKLSIAYGFLDSENQSGIPGEDGKQLPFRPKNRAIPSVTYTHTYFGTTLRIWGQWEDVSYADLGNTEEGRIPSHWFWNFKLSQKLPGLVRLLGAESPSWLEGVAVFAQGLNVFDEVLEGVAVAGDARQLSTRATFLGGVTYKF
- a CDS encoding GNAT family N-acetyltransferase encodes the protein MDLTEFTLHRLADGTLVRIRPLRPADRERLLAGFERFSPESRYRRFFTPTPRLTEGMIERLLDLDGHHRFALGAEQPWLGFLPGPGVGIARFTRDDHDPRRAEIAISIIDDMQGRGLGSLLLRELADAALDRGIDRFEAWVQPDNEPMKTLIYNLDPDATCHSEDGLLVYEMKLRRDAHRERDRTRKLDWSVALEPAGWLADGVCQLLPGRVAEAITRTR
- a CDS encoding circularly permuted type 2 ATP-grasp protein, whose translation is MNAQAVSNPLPVSHAYRVASGLFDEMFDEEHRPRPGCVRVVEDLLGRDPRRLAELRERADSMFLRMGVTFNVYGLDEGAEKIFPFDPIPRVIDATTWAQLEAGLIQRVRALNAFIADVYGEGEILKDGVVPRDLVLGCSQYRHAVVGVKPPHGVFVTVAGIDLVRGADGRFYVLEDNVRTPSGVSYVIQNRVVTTRLMPDLVRASGVRSVEGYPADLLESLCELAPRGQSRPRVALLTPGLHNSAFFEHVFLSHQMGIELVEGHDLVCVDHKLFMKTVHGLQQIDVLYRRIDDDFLDPVVFRPDSLLGVAGLMAAVRAGNVAIANGVGTGIADDKAIFAYTPAIVRYYLGEEPLLPIVETHVLTDPDVRRMVLRDLDRYVIKPTGASGGYGVIIGPKATYRELIEARERIERNPSGFIAQPVVQLSVHPTLLGEAGNGSGPLAPRHVDLRPFVLLGKRPRVLPGGLTRVALREGSLVVNSSQGGGSKDTWVLER